One Mobula birostris isolate sMobBir1 chromosome 4, sMobBir1.hap1, whole genome shotgun sequence DNA window includes the following coding sequences:
- the lbx2 gene encoding transcription factor LBX2: MTTGVNLKSSPALQARIEERRRRSPLDHFPPPANSNKPLTPFSIEDILSKPSVKKNSHLCQTSRSGPAEKISGVGAARNGLPPQTSPLCALEELASKTFKGLELSVIQAAEGRDHVTTFGQRQPSKKRRKSRTAFTNHQIYELEKRFLYQKYLSPADRDQIAQQLGLTNAQVITWFQNRRAKLKRDLEEMKADVESLKKLPPQQLEKLVHMEEFPEEGSGSKADSSDLSPKLSPVSALGSFSNSPQCSSRDQTTDEFSEDEEIDVDD; this comes from the exons ATGACTACTGGAGTGAATCTGAAATCGAGTCCCGCTCTACAAGCGAGGATCGAGGAGCGAAGGCGGCGCAGCCCCTTGGATCACTTTCCGCCCCCGGCGAACTCCAACAAGCCCCTCACTCCGTTTAGTATCGAAGATATACTGAGCAAGCCCTCGGTGAAAAAGAACTCCCACCTCTGCCAGACAAGCCGCTCGGGCCCGGCCGAGAAAATATCCGGCGTCGGGGCTGCGCGGAATGGGCTCCCTCCTCAAACCTCGCCGCTCTGTGCCCTAGAAGAACTAGCCAGCAAAACTTTCAAAGGTCTGGAACTGAGTGTGATACAAGCAGCTGAGG GCCGGGATCACGTAACAACATTTGGCCAAAGACAGCCCTCGAAAAAGAGACGGAAGTCGCGCACCGCTTTCACCAACCACCAGATTTACGAGTTGGAAAAGAGATTCCTTTACCAAAAGTACTTGTCTCCCGCCGACAGAGATCAGATAGCCCAACAGCTGGGTCTGACCAACGCTCAGGTGATAACGTGGTTCCAGAACCGGAGAGCCAAGCTGAAGCGGGACCTGGAGGAGATGAAAGCGGACGTGGAGTCCTTGAAAAAACTGCCGCCGCAGCAGTTGGAGAAGCTGGTGCACATGGAAGAGTTCCCGGAGGAAGGCTCCGGCTCAAAGGCCGACTCCTCGGACTTATCCCCCAAACTCTCCCCGGTGTCGGCACTTGGATCCTTCTCCAACTCGCCGCAGTGTTCCTCCCGAGATCAGACTACTGACGAATTCTCGGAAGACGAGGAAATAGACGTGGACGATTGA